The nucleotide sequence GAACAGCAACTGGTTTTCATCCACGTCCGCGCGCAGATCACCGCACTCGCGGCTTTGCACAATCGTGCGGCGCATGGCGGCGTGCCAGGTGCTGACAGATTCGACCAGCGCATCGCGCACGGGGCCGGTGCGGTCATCAAACTCGACAGCGCCGCTGATGTAGATGCAGCCCGAATCAATTTCCAGAGAGCTGCGCTGCATCCAGTTATCGAACAGCGCACGCAGACGAGGAATGCCGCGCGGCGCCTCAATGGCGGGGTAGAACACTTCTTGCTCAAAGCGGTCGTGGTATTCATGCACCACAGAAATCTGCAGTTCCTCACGCGAGCCAAAGTGGGCAAAAACGCCCGATTTGCTCATGCCCGTCAGCTCGGCAATCGCGCCGATGGACAGGCCCTCCAGGCCAATATGCGTTGCCAAGCCGAGGGCCGCCTCCACAATCGTAGCCTTGGTCTGCTGACCTTTGGCAAGAGTGCGAGGAGCGGGTGCTGCAGAATGCGCCTTGGTGCTTTCGAGGCCTTGTGCAGAAGCAGCGTCTTTGACAGACTTATCCACAGCTGCAAGCGCTGCGACCTGTTTCACCGTAGATTTGGCCCCGTGCGCATTCCCCTTGGCACGTGCAGTGCGCACAGGGGTACGACCAACGCCCGCCTTAGGAGCGGAGCGAGAGGTCGAAGAACGGGTAACGGGAGACGAAGCCATGCAAAATCCAATAAAAACGAACGTTCGTTCTATTTTGCACAACTTCACCCCAGACACCGACGACTCCAAGGGTAAACACCTAGCAATTTAAAGCCAGGCTTTCCCTGATACCCACGCACCGAATCACGCGCATCACCATAAAAAAACGCCGCCAGTCAGAGACTGCGGCGTTTTTTTCTGGGGTACTGGTACTAGGCGGGTGCGATCAGACCACCACCATCATGGCCAGGCTGGCGTCCAGATGTTCGGTTGGCGAGCGACGGAAGCCCGAGCGCGCATAGCGCTGCAGACGACCCAGCGCAAACGAGGTGAGCACACTGGCCGCTACAGAGGCTTCCGCCGTAGGGGCCGCAGAACCCATGGCGCCTGCTGCAGGGCGCAGGCACTGGCGCAGCGTGGATTCGATGCGGTCAAAGAACTGGTTCATGCGGGCTTGCAGGCGCTCGTGCTCGAAAACGATGGCATCACCCACCATCACGCGCACCATGCCGGGGTTCTTCTCGCCAAACTGCAGCAGCAGGGCAATCACGCGGTTGGCGTTGCGCACGCCTTCAATGGGATCATGCGGTGCATCAGACACATCACGACCCACAATCTGCTGCACCAGCGAGAAGACCGACTGTTCGATGAACTCGATCAGGCCTTCGAACATCTGCGCCTTGCTGGCGAAATGACGGTACAGCGCAGCCTCACTCACACTCAGGTGTGCAGCCAGCGCGGCTGTTGTGATTCGATCAGCACCGGGCTTTTCCAGCATGGTGGCCAGAGCCTGCAGGATTTGCTCTCGACGCTCGCCAGGCTTTGGGCGCTTGCGTGCGGGTGCCATTGGGGGAGAGACAGTGGTGCCCTCCGCTGGATTTTCAGTGTTCGAAACAGGCGACAGGACTTCAGACTCAGACATAGGCGACTCAGTATTTGTAGCAATTTTCTCACAGCCACTTGCACTGTTAAGCACAGGACTGCCCTCTGTCGGCAGGTTGTCAGGTACGCCAAGCATGTCTCACGACATCTGGATATGTCTCCGCCCCCCGATTTACAACCTCCGCTCTCACCAACTCCTAAGGGTAACCGAGAAATCAGGGTTTCCGACCCTCAGATATATCAAGACTGCCTTCTGAAACTGCTTGGACTGGTAATTCAAGGCGAACCAGTAAACCCTTGCCATGGCTTCCATCCACAAAACTGAGTATTCCCTGATGCAATTGGGTAATCTCATCTGCAATTGCCAAACCCAGCCCAGTGCCCTCTTCCACAACCCCTTGGGCACGATAAAAGCGCTGGGTAATCTGGCTGCGCTCTTCTTCAGGAACGCCAGGGCCATCGTCATCCACTTCAATAAATGCCCATTGGGTTACCCCCGGCAAATTCAGCAAACTGATGTCATCCGTACCCAAAGGCTTGGTCCTCAAACCGCAGCCTAGCGTCACGCTGCCGCCCCTGGGTGTGTATTTGATGGCGTTTTCCACCAGATTGGAGACCAGTTCACGCAGCAGCCAGCTATGCCCCCAGACCGAGGCGCGCTGCACTTCCAGACCAAAATCCAGCTCCTTGCTGGATGCCCGGTCGATAAAAGTCTCCAGCATGCTTTCGCACAGCTCTTTGAGGTCAACCTCCTGCAACGGCTGCACCTCGGCGTTGCGGGCATCTGCGCGTGACAGGGCCAGCAGCTGACGCGCCAGTTGCGAGGTGCGGCGCGTGGCGTCACGCAACTGCTCAATCTGCGCCACGCTCAGCACCACCTGCGCCTGCCCACCGTTGCGCTTGGCAATGCGCTGCGCCTCCTGCCCGCTCAGCGCCCAGGCTTCAACCTGCGTCTGTAAAGCTGCCAGCGGTGTGCGCAGTTGGTGGGCGGCATCCGCCACAAAGCGCCGCTGCCCTTCGGCCTGCGCATTGACCAGAGAAAAAAGGCGGTTGAGGGACCTGACCAATGGGCGCACTTCGGCAGGGGAGGTCTCCTCGTTGATAGGACTGAGATCGCGTGGTGAGCGGCGCTCTACCGCCTTGGTCAGCTTGTGCAGCGGCTTGAAGGCCCGGCTGACAGACCAGTAAATCGCCACCGCAGCCCCTGCAATCAGCAGCAGATTGGGCAGCAGCACATGCATCAGCAACTGGCGCACCCATTGCTGGCGCACATCGGAGCTGTCGGCCAGCATGACGACCATCTCACCCGCGCCATAGGTTTCAGCCTTGAGCACACCTACGCGGTAAGTCACACCATCGTGTTCCTGGCTGTGGAATTCGGCCGTGCCGGTTGCCGGCACATCAAAGCGAATCCAGGTATCACCCGCCACCACATTGCCGCGCATATCGCCAACGGCGTAGCCCACTTCATCGCCTTGGCTGCGTAAAAAATCCTCAATAGCAGGCGTCAATGACACCAGCGGCGGCGTGTCATCGGCAATCGAGGGGGCCAGCACCGAATCTGCCAGCGCAGGCAGCAAGCGCAGCAGGCGCTGGTCATGCTGGGTCGATGCCTCATCCGCCGCGCTGTAGCTGAACCAGCCGCCCATGGCCGCCAGCAGCATCAGCGGCACCAGTAATAAAACCAGCAGGCGAAGGCGCAGATTGGCGGTCATTCAACAGGTGCTTCAGAAAAACGAAAAGAGATTGCTATTAATAGCAGAGCTGTTAGCGCCTGATAATCAAAGAGATCAATACAAAATGCATGGAAAACTTCCATTTATCAAGCGCAGGCTGCTACTGAAACTGTGATTTAGTGCCTGTAAAAACTACCCAGAAGATCACAGATTTGCGCTTGCAACAGGGCCAGGTAACACCGCAGTAAGAGTAGTTTTGACGATACTCATGAAGCGTATCAGGCGGATTCCGGCATCAGCTCAAGACGATATCCAAAGCCGCGAATAGAGCGCAGTGCCACACCATGCGGCTCCAGCTTGCTGCGCAGGCGCGAGACATAAACCTCTACCGCATTCGGCGTAATTTCCCGGTCCCAACCCGTCAGCGCCTGCAAAAGCTTCTCTTTGCTCGCGGGCTTGGGGGCGTTGAGCAGCAGATACTCCAACACCGTCCATTCGCGCGGCCCCAGGTCAATCGCCAGCAATTTGCCTTCGACCTCGCCTTCCTGCGGCAGCTGACGTGCACCCGCACGGCGGCCTGCCGTATCCAGCTCAATGCAGCCAAAGTTCAGCACTGCTGAGGTTGCGGCCTGAGAGCGGCGCATTAGCGCACGCAGACGCGCCAGCAACTCGGGCAGCTCAAAGGGCTTGACCATATAGTCGTCAGCCCCCCAGTCCAACCCCTGCACACGGTCCTGCAAGGCATCGCGTGCCGTCAAAATCAGCACCGGCATGGCCTTGCTCTCCACATCGCTGCTGCGCAGGCGGCGGGTCAATTCAAGCCCATTGATGCCTGGCAGACCAATATCGATCACCGCCACATCAAATGCTTCCTGGGCCAGCACTTCCAGTGCACGCTCGGCACTGCCCACCCAGTCCACCGCATAGCCCGCATCGGACAGACCCAGCTTGATACCGCTGGCCACCATCACATCATCTTCCACCAGAAGCAAACGCATAAAGTCCTACCTCGCTCAAAAACAAAAGCCGCCCAAAAGGCGGCTTGCGGCGGAGTCCTGAGCGCGGTTCCGCCCGAAAAGCCCTGCAGCGATGTTAACGCCTTATGCAAAAGGCTACCCGACAAGAGTAACCACCTGTCAGGGCCTGACAGACTTAACCGAGCAGCAAGATCAATGGCTGCGAATCATCGTGCCATAGGCCTGATCAGTCAGAATTTCCAGCAGCATGGAATGCGGCACGCGGCCATCAATGATGTGCACGGCATTCACGCCCGCCTTGGCGGCATCCAGAGCACCTGCAATCTTGGGCAACATGCCACCAGAAATCGTGCCATCGGCAAACAAACCATCGATTTCACGCGCGGTCAGGTCCGTCAAAAGCTGACCAGCCTTGTCCAGAACACCGGGAGTGTTGGTTAAAAGCACCAGTTTTTCAGCTTGCAACACAGTAGCCAGCTTGCTCGCCACCACATCGGCGTTGATGTTGTAGCTCTCGTTTTCCTCACCAAAACCGATGGGGCTGATCACGGGAATAAAGGCATCATCCTGCAGCGCCTTCACCACACTGGGATCGATGGCCACAATGTCGCCCACCTGACCCACATCATGCTCGATGCTCGGATCCTTGTTGTCCACCATCTTGAGCTTCTTGGCACGAATCAGACCGCCATCACGCCCCGTCAGACCCACGGCCTTGCCGCCAGCCTGGTGAATCAGGCCGACAATGTCCTGCTGCACCTCACCAGCAAGCACCCACTCCACCACTTCCATGGTCTCTTCATCCGTGACACGCATGCCCTGAATGAACTCGCCCTTCTTACCCAATCGCCCCAGTGCAGCTTCAATCTGCGGCCCACCACCATGCACCACGACAGGATTGATGCCCACCAGCTTGAGCAGCACCACATCTTCCGCAAAGTCGGCCTGCAGTGCAGGGTCCGTCATGGCGTTACCGCCATACTTGATCACCATGGTCTTGCCATGGAACTTGCGGATGTAAGGCAGCGCCTGAGCCAGGATTTCGGCTTTGTCGCGGGGGGCGATGTGGGTGATGGGGTCAATGGCTGTCATAGTGCAAAGCTCTGTCTCATGGGACAATGTTCAATGTAGATGCTTTATTGTGCCGCAATCAGGCCAATTCAACTATGTTGAACTAGGTTACCGGCAGTCTATATTTGTTCAACGCTTTACCTACTTCGCAAATTAAGAATTCCATGAGCGTAAGCACATTTTCATTATTTGAGTTAATCAGATATGATGCAATAGTTGCAGCTATTGCATCTTTTTTGACCTGCATTCTTCTTTTATCCACAAAAAAATGGCATGGCAGCCTGTCTATGGACACTACCAATGGGCTACAGAAGTTTCACACAACACCTACGCCCCGCATTGGCGGTATAGCAATAGCAATAGGTGTTTTGGCAGGATATGCAGCTTCAAGCCATGGTGTCGCCGCTACAGAGAAACGAGCTATTCTCAGTGCCATTCTTTTAGCCGGTATTCCTGCTTTTGTATTTGGTTTATTGGAGGATGTTACCAAGAAAGTCTCAGTTAAAACTCGTCTACTCGCCACCATGGCATCAGGTGTTCTAGGATGGGGTATTACTGGAACATCTGTCACTCATGCTGATATTTGGGGTCTAGACTGGCTGCTAGGCTTTACGTTTATTTCTATTTTATTTACTGCATTTGTTGTCAGTGGCGCTGCTAATTCAATCAATATTATTGATGGCTTCAATGGATTAACAGCCGGAACTTCAATAATAATACTTTTAACCTTTGGATTCATTGCTCGTCAAGTAGGAGATATTCCATTAGCTTTCACATGCATTATTATCCTAGGAGCCGTCTTCGGATTTTTTATTGTCAACTGGCCTAGTGGAAAAATATTTTTGGGAGATGGGGGCGCATATTTTCTCGGATTTACTTTAGCTTGGATTGCAGTTTTACTTCCTGAAAGAAACTCACAAATTTCCCCATGGACTAGCCTCCTTATTTTTTCCTATCCAATCATTGAGGTAGGATTCAGTATTGTGCGAAAATCTCTTCGAGAAGGTTATCATCCCAGCCAACCTGATGGTGTTCACCTTCATATGCTGGCCAATAAGCGCTGGGCTAGAAAAATTTTCTCCAATTTCTCGAAGCCTATTCAAAATGGATTAACTTCTCCATTTTTATGGATTTACACATCAATACCCTGCATTATGGCAATTTTTACTTATCAAAATAAATGGATGGCAATATTGAGTTTTTGCATAAGCATATTATGCTATTTGGCATTTTATAATAAATTAGCTCATTTCAGTTGGCTTCCTAGTCGTCGCAACTAGGGATGGCCTACATAAAGCAAATCCGAGCATGAGAGCACTTGGAATGGTTGCATAAAGGAAGCTCTGCATAAATCCTCAACGCATGTGCTTGCACATGCGTGGCGGGTGCGCCAGCATCCCGACCCATGCAACAAACTGATCTCGGCCTGAACCTCTCCACCAAGAAAAATCGCAAACGCGAATTCCTTGAGCAGGTAATCCCCCCGAAAATCCAGCACACTGAGAAGTAGAGACTCTCACAGGAGAATCTCTACCATGAAGAAATCACGTTTCACCGACAGCCAGATCATTGATGCGCCCAAGCGAGCAGAAGCTGGCCTGACGGTCCCAGAGCTGTGCCGGGAACTGGACATCAGCTCGGCGACGTTCTACAAGTGGCGGGCCAAATTCGGCGGCATGGATGCATCGCTCATGGCTCGCATGAAAGAGCTGGAGCAAGAGAACCAGCGGCTTCGCAAGATGTATGTCGAAGAAAAACTCAAGGCCGAGATCATCTCGGAGGCTCTCGCAAAAAAGTGGTGAAGCCATCTCGCCGACGCGAGATGGCTCATCGAGCGGTGCAACAACACGGCGCGTCGATCAAAGCTGCCTGCCAGGCGTTTCAGATCAGCCAAGCCTGCTATCGCTATGTGGCTCGCCGCAGCATTGAGGACGATGAGGTCGCACAGTGGTTGCTGCGCCTGACGGACAACAACCGTAATTGGGGCTTTGGCCTTTGCTTCCTTTACCTGCGCAATGTGCGAGGCTTCCGATGGAATCACAAGCGTGTTTACCACATCTACCGGGAGTTGGAATTAAACCTGCGTATCAAGTTGAGCATGCAATATGTGGCCGTCATACGGGTTGCCTGTAAAGCTGCGAGCACCGACCACCAAGCCTTGGCGGTGTGTGACGGCAATGCTCACCTTCACGCCAAACTCATAGGGCTTGCGGGCCTTGCCCTTGCCCTTGCATTCGACTTCGGGTGCGTGCAGGGCGTAGAGTTTGTGTTTGTCTTTAGGGCGCTGGCCATGCACACGCTAGGCACGTTGCACCACTGTGTGCAGGCGTTTGAGGGCTTTGTTCCATGCGGCAGTGGGCACTGTGATTGGTAAGCGATTGATTCCGCTCCCAGTTGTTGCAGCAGTGCATCAAGCCTGCGCTGGCTCTCACGCAGCAACACTCCAAGAATGGTGCGCTGGCGTTTGACGATACGCCGCAGCCTCCTGAATTGCCTGGCATGGGCATAGCCGCCCGCCTTGTGCCGCAAGGCTGCGCACTCTTTGGCATAGGACTGCTTGAAGATGATGCCCACAGCCTTGGCCGCTGCCACCAGTTGGCTGCGGGCCACCTCCAGCAAGCGGCTGTCCACCGGGTGAGCGATGGCCTTCTCCTGTACGGTAGTGTCCACGATCACACACTTGAACCCTTCAGGCTTGACCGCCTTCATCTGCACAGCCGCATCGATGCTGGCCTTGAGCAGCTCCTCTACACCGGCGTCACCGATGGCAGTGCGAAAGCGTCCGATTTGCGTGGCATCGCACAGCAGGCGTGGGCAGTAGTAGTCTTGGCCACTGAAGTATTGCCAGACCACGTTCTCGCTCCAGCGTTCGACGAGCTCTTCATCACTCAAGTTGAAGGCGTGTTTGAGATACAGGAGCGCCGCCATCAGGCGGATGGGCAAACGCGGGAGACCCGCTGCACTGATGCCCGAGCCAGCCAGTTGAAGGCTGGGGCCAAATAGATCGAAGCCTTCAATTGCTTTGCCAGCCCTGCTTGAGCGAGCGAAATGTGGAGCCAGTGCTGCTTCGATTTGTGCCCAAGGCATGCGCTGCGCCAGAACGACCAGAGGATGCGAAAGATCGATCATCTGATTGAGGCGAACACGGAAAAAGTCGTCAGTGGCCATGGGTGTGCGAATTCAAATCTCTGAGGTTTTGAAGAGTTTGAATGCGCTACCTAGGGGATGAAAAGAGATCAAACCCTGCGCTGAGCTATTTATTATAAAATTTTTAAAAATAAAGCAATTTTTGGAAATTTATTTCTTAAAACACCACGCACGGCATAATTTGAAAAATAATATAAAGATCTAAAAATTCCAATATTCTCTATATTTCTATAAAGAAACCAATTTTCTTTAGCCATTTTTAATTTATTTGATGAACTCTGACCATTATAAATTCGATAATTAGATAATACCTCTGGCAGTCCGTAGGCGAAATCAGTTATTTTCAATATATTTAGCCAAGTAGCATAATCTTCACGCCGAGTATTTTTTGGCATATAAATTTTCCCTAATTTCTCAGAATCATAGATCACTGTCAAACAACCAATAACACAGGTTTTCAATAAGTCTCCATATCCCACTTTCTGCGGAGCCTTCATAACCCCCTTATTTTCCCCAAATTCGTTTATTTTTGAATAAAATGTATATGAAAATTCAATATTTCTATTCAACATAAAATTTATTTGCTTTTCAAGCTTCCGAGGGTGCCACAAATCATCACTATCTAAAAATGCAATAAACCTACCAGATGCAACTTCAATTGCACAATTACGAGCTACCGCCGCACCAGAATTTTTCTCTAGTTTAATTACTTTAATTCTATTATCTTTTTTTGCATAATTTTCTGCAATGACTAAACTTCTATCCGTCGAACAATCATCAACTATTATCATTTCCCAGTTTTTATTTGTTTGTTCAAGTACGGATTTAATCGTTTCCTCCAAGAAATTTTCAGCATTATGCAAAGGAGTTATTATTGAACAAGATTTATTCATAAGATTTCCTTTAGGCAAGTAACAAATTCCACTTCTTTCTCCTCCCAAAGAGAGTCAATCTCATATTTCAAAAAATCCGTATTAGAAAAATTAATCGCTTTCAAAATTACATCTTTAATTTCAGAAACGGAATACTCATTCACCAAAAAAACGCCTCTATTTCCCGCCAAATCCTTTGCCATTTTTGTATTTTTTGAAAAAATTGGAACCTTACAAAAATATGAACATTCAAAATATTTGTTAGAAATTGCATAAATAGCATTAAAATCTTCTGTAGGATATGCAGCCCATACAACATCTGACAGCTCATATATAAAACTTAAATCAACCGAATCATATCGACCAAAAAAAATAACTTTATTTGAAACGCCCAATTCAGTAGCCCGCCTCTTCAAGCGCCCCAGTTCTGGACCATCTCCAAAAACAAAAAAATATAAATCCAAATCAACAATAGAATTTAATATATTATCCAGTACCTCAAAGTATCGAACAACACCAATCCACGCTATATTTTTTCTACTTTTTATAACATTCAAATCGTGCCCATCAAACCATTTTGGATTTATATTTTTATTTTCAACTATACTTCTTGAAGGATAGTTTTCAAATATATAGGATACGCAATATTTGGGATAAAGTGGTTTAAAGTGTCTAGATGCAAAAATTACCAAAGAGACAAACTTTAGATTAAATCTTTCAATTAGTCGAAGCAATATGCTTATACTTTTTCTTGAAGAAGTTGGCATATCAAGGCAGTCGTAAATTATAAAAATTCTCAAATTAAGAAATATTTTTATAAAAACAGCGCAAATCAATGAGTCCCAATGGCTGGCAAAAATAATTTCAGGCTTATTCTTTTTCGCCACCTTATATGAATGAAAAATAAATAACGGCAATGAAAATAATTTTTTTATTCTATTCCCATATCCCAATTTGCTTTTCAGAATAGCAAAATTATCTGGCACATTGCCGCTATAGTCACCTCTATCCCAAGCGCATACAAAAACATCTAAAAAAGTAGATAGTGTTTTAATAAATCTACTAGTTCTAGTATTAACAGGGAAAGTTGTATCTATTATTAATATTTTTTTCATACTATTTATAAAATTATTTAAAATTATAACTATTCACATCTACTCCAATAAATGTCTGATAAGGCAGGTATGGATTTTTATGCTCATTTTTATCAAAGAAGTAAAAATTAATGACAAATAAAATTGCGAAGCAAAAAAATACTGATATTTTTATGATAATTGATTTGCATTTAAAAACAATACTTGGAATCAATAATGTTAAAAATATTAAATAATAGAAACTTATTCTTGGAGCAACCTCTCCAAATTGAATAAATAAACAATATAAAAAAACTCCAACCAAATAGCTATTGTAAATAATAATGTCTTTTTCATTATTTATAAATTTTCTATTCACTATAGAAAATCCAAGAAAAAACAACATTAAATACATCATCGTCCATCCATGCCCCTGGCTAGAATCGAGATAAATTGAGTAATATGGAATATATGAATCAATTAAATTTCTACCCATTGCGGGCAAAAAAATAACAACCACAAACATAATAGCCATTATCCATATTGGTATTTTCTTATAACGCAATATATAAATAGGGAAAGCAACCAGTGCAGAAATATGAAACATTGATGCAATAGTTATACATATAAAAAATCTAAAAAGTCGCCTATGCAAAACATACTCTATTGAATAAAAAATAATAGCTACTGCAATAAACTGACGAATCAAGGAAAAAGAATATAAATAAAAAATTGGAATAACATAAAATACAATTATACTTATGAAAACATCATCACTATACTTTTTTATAGTTTGAATTATCAAATAAACAGTAAAAAAAGATGTAATGAAAAAATATAATTGATTTATTCCTACGTAATTGGTAAAGTCAATTAGTGACTTATCAATAAATCCAAATCTCTCATACTCATAAAAATTACTCCCTGTAATTACATGATAATATGTATCAAAGTCAAACCCGACATCAAATCTAATTGCAGAAAATAAAAAAAGTAAAAAAAATAAAATTTCACACCCATATTTTATTCGAGCAAATGAAATTATATATATAAATAAAAGAACAATAAAATATTGATACATTTATTTTTTCAAAAATTTAATTATATTTAAAGCCGCAGTACCATCTCCATAGGGATTATGAGCCCATGACATATTTTTATAGGCATCATAATCATCTAAAAGAACCTGAACTTCTCCTATGATAGATTTAGAGTTTGTACCAACTAATTTTACAGTTCCTGCTTCAATAGCTTCAGGCCGTTCTGTTGTATCACGCATCACCAAAACAGGTTTTCCTAACCCAGGAGCCTCTTCTTGAACACCACCACTATCAGTAAGAACTAGATAGCAATTTTGCATAAGAAGCACGAATGGCTCATAGGATAATGGCTTTATTAAATGTACATTATCCAATCCACCGAGAAGTCGTTTTACTGGTTCTTGCACATTAGGATTTAAATGTACAGGATAAACAAAATGAACATCTTTGTTATTCAGAGCTAGTTCACTCAAGGCGTGACAAATATTTTCAAAACCTTCACCAAAATTTTCTCTTCGGTGTCCAGTGATCAAGACATAACGTTTACACAAAATACTCAGAGATAATCCTGCCTCTTCAATTTTTTCTTCAGTAATGTTTTTTAAATCTTCGGATCTACCAATCTTTTTTACAACCCATTGCAATGCATCAATCACTGTATTTCCAGTAACGACAATACTTTTGCTCGGGACATTCTCACTAATTAAAGCCGCACGATTTCTCCCTGTCGGAGCAAAATGCAAGGATGCTAAACGCGCTGTTAATAATCTATTAGCCTCCTCTGGCCATGGTGAGTATAAATCCCCGGTTCGTAACCCCGCTTCTATATGAGCAACAGGAATTTTTTGATAAAAAGCAGCCAACGATGCTGCAAAAGTTGTTGCAGTATCTCCATGCACCAATACTAAATCTGGCTTAAATTCTCGCAGAACAGATCTTAATCCAAGTAAAACACCTGAAGTAATATCATACAAATCTTGTCCAGACTTCATCAAATTCAAATCATAGTCCGGAACTATCTCGAATAAATCTAAGACTTGGTCAAGCATTTCACGATGTTGCCCTGTAACTGCAACTTTAGATATGAAGAACTCATCACGTTCCAGTTCTTTAACCAAAGGGGCCATCTTTATAGCCTCGGGGCGGGTTCCAAATACTGAGAGTATTTTCATTTTATGAATCTCTTTATAAAATACCAATAGGGCTTACTGAATAAATTCAGACTGGCCATTTCTTGAAAATTTGAGTTTGCTTGCTGAATCGCAATTAATATTTTTTCTCTGAGAGTATCAATTGAATGGTATCGTCGAACATGAGCATAGCAAAGATTACGGATTTTTTCACCATCAATGATTAATTCAGAAAATATATCTTCGATTGTTTTTGTATTACCTAAGGTTTTATCGGGAGATGTATCTATAGAGCGTCCAATACAATACCCTTTCGACTCATATAGCCATTGATATCTATATGCTTTAGGAACCACCCCATAAGAGGCATCAAGTAATACCACAGGTGTTCCGCATGCTGAAATTTCCAATGCCGATGTACCCATCGCAAATCCCATATCATGAGAGCAAATGAACCTTCTTAGCTCCTCTCCACGCCTTTCACCAAGGAAATTTATTTCAATTCCCTCCAAAGATGAGGCTATATTTTCTGCATTTTTAAGACCCGGCCCATTTCCTATTACATTAAATATAATATTCT is from Comamonas fluminis and encodes:
- the argB gene encoding acetylglutamate kinase; translated protein: MTAIDPITHIAPRDKAEILAQALPYIRKFHGKTMVIKYGGNAMTDPALQADFAEDVVLLKLVGINPVVVHGGGPQIEAALGRLGKKGEFIQGMRVTDEETMEVVEWVLAGEVQQDIVGLIHQAGGKAVGLTGRDGGLIRAKKLKMVDNKDPSIEHDVGQVGDIVAIDPSVVKALQDDAFIPVISPIGFGEENESYNINADVVASKLATVLQAEKLVLLTNTPGVLDKAGQLLTDLTAREIDGLFADGTISGGMLPKIAGALDAAKAGVNAVHIIDGRVPHSMLLEILTDQAYGTMIRSH
- a CDS encoding glycosyltransferase family 2 protein translates to MNKSCSIITPLHNAENFLEETIKSVLEQTNKNWEMIIVDDCSTDRSLVIAENYAKKDNRIKVIKLEKNSGAAVARNCAIEVASGRFIAFLDSDDLWHPRKLEKQINFMLNRNIEFSYTFYSKINEFGENKGVMKAPQKVGYGDLLKTCVIGCLTVIYDSEKLGKIYMPKNTRREDYATWLNILKITDFAYGLPEVLSNYRIYNGQSSSNKLKMAKENWFLYRNIENIGIFRSLYYFSNYAVRGVLRNKFPKIALFLKIL
- a CDS encoding response regulator transcription factor, yielding MRLLLVEDDVMVASGIKLGLSDAGYAVDWVGSAERALEVLAQEAFDVAVIDIGLPGINGLELTRRLRSSDVESKAMPVLILTARDALQDRVQGLDWGADDYMVKPFELPELLARLRALMRRSQAATSAVLNFGCIELDTAGRRAGARQLPQEGEVEGKLLAIDLGPREWTVLEYLLLNAPKPASKEKLLQALTGWDREITPNAVEVYVSRLRSKLEPHGVALRSIRGFGYRLELMPESA
- a CDS encoding sensor histidine kinase, yielding MTANLRLRLLVLLLVPLMLLAAMGGWFSYSAADEASTQHDQRLLRLLPALADSVLAPSIADDTPPLVSLTPAIEDFLRSQGDEVGYAVGDMRGNVVAGDTWIRFDVPATGTAEFHSQEHDGVTYRVGVLKAETYGAGEMVVMLADSSDVRQQWVRQLLMHVLLPNLLLIAGAAVAIYWSVSRAFKPLHKLTKAVERRSPRDLSPINEETSPAEVRPLVRSLNRLFSLVNAQAEGQRRFVADAAHQLRTPLAALQTQVEAWALSGQEAQRIAKRNGGQAQVVLSVAQIEQLRDATRRTSQLARQLLALSRADARNAEVQPLQEVDLKELCESMLETFIDRASSKELDFGLEVQRASVWGHSWLLRELVSNLVENAIKYTPRGGSVTLGCGLRTKPLGTDDISLLNLPGVTQWAFIEVDDDGPGVPEEERSQITQRFYRAQGVVEEGTGLGLAIADEITQLHQGILSFVDGSHGKGLLVRLELPVQAVSEGSLDISEGRKP
- a CDS encoding TetR/AcrR family transcriptional regulator; this encodes MDKSVKDAASAQGLESTKAHSAAPAPRTLAKGQQTKATIVEAALGLATHIGLEGLSIGAIAELTGMSKSGVFAHFGSREELQISVVHEYHDRFEQEVFYPAIEAPRGIPRLRALFDNWMQRSSLEIDSGCIYISGAVEFDDRTGPVRDALVESVSTWHAAMRRTIVQSRECGDLRADVDENQLLFEIHGLILALHYEARFLRSEGSMQRAKNGFNNILACYATKPLDA
- the slmA gene encoding nucleoid occlusion factor SlmA — encoded protein: MSESEVLSPVSNTENPAEGTTVSPPMAPARKRPKPGERREQILQALATMLEKPGADRITTAALAAHLSVSEAALYRHFASKAQMFEGLIEFIEQSVFSLVQQIVGRDVSDAPHDPIEGVRNANRVIALLLQFGEKNPGMVRVMVGDAIVFEHERLQARMNQFFDRIESTLRQCLRPAAGAMGSAAPTAEASVAASVLTSFALGRLQRYARSGFRRSPTEHLDASLAMMVVV
- a CDS encoding glycosyltransferase, whose protein sequence is MKKILIIDTTFPVNTRTSRFIKTLSTFLDVFVCAWDRGDYSGNVPDNFAILKSKLGYGNRIKKLFSLPLFIFHSYKVAKKNKPEIIFASHWDSLICAVFIKIFLNLRIFIIYDCLDMPTSSRKSISILLRLIERFNLKFVSLVIFASRHFKPLYPKYCVSYIFENYPSRSIVENKNINPKWFDGHDLNVIKSRKNIAWIGVVRYFEVLDNILNSIVDLDLYFFVFGDGPELGRLKRRATELGVSNKVIFFGRYDSVDLSFIYELSDVVWAAYPTEDFNAIYAISNKYFECSYFCKVPIFSKNTKMAKDLAGNRGVFLVNEYSVSEIKDVILKAINFSNTDFLKYEIDSLWEEKEVEFVTCLKEIL
- a CDS encoding MraY family glycosyltransferase, producing the protein MSVSTFSLFELIRYDAIVAAIASFLTCILLLSTKKWHGSLSMDTTNGLQKFHTTPTPRIGGIAIAIGVLAGYAASSHGVAATEKRAILSAILLAGIPAFVFGLLEDVTKKVSVKTRLLATMASGVLGWGITGTSVTHADIWGLDWLLGFTFISILFTAFVVSGAANSINIIDGFNGLTAGTSIIILLTFGFIARQVGDIPLAFTCIIILGAVFGFFIVNWPSGKIFLGDGGAYFLGFTLAWIAVLLPERNSQISPWTSLLIFSYPIIEVGFSIVRKSLREGYHPSQPDGVHLHMLANKRWARKIFSNFSKPIQNGLTSPFLWIYTSIPCIMAIFTYQNKWMAILSFCISILCYLAFYNKLAHFSWLPSRRN